A window of Polycladomyces subterraneus contains these coding sequences:
- a CDS encoding mutase yields the protein MHHGFICLNIQETDLAGHAEDVDRYVDRLQVSDHYLGKLMEELTEDDILIVMADHGNDPTIGHSNHTREKVPILVYKKGLLSRTIGHRKTMSDVGATAVQYFGAEKTQNGESFLHLLKNE from the coding sequence ATGCACCATGGTTTTATTTGCTTAAATATTCAAGAAACAGATCTTGCTGGTCATGCCGAAGATGTGGATCGATATGTCGACCGCTTACAAGTATCTGATCATTATCTAGGAAAGTTAATGGAAGAATTGACCGAAGATGATATCCTGATCGTGATGGCTGACCACGGAAACGATCCGACCATCGGCCACAGCAATCATACACGGGAAAAAGTGCCCATTTTGGTATACAAAAAAGGCCTGCTTTCGCGTACCATCGGACATCGCAAAACCATGTCGGATGTGGGAGCTACAGCTGTTCAATATTTCGGTGCCGAAAAAACACAGAACGGTGAATCATTCTTACACTTGCTGAAAAATGAATGA
- a CDS encoding phosphopentomutase, with translation MDDVPEVRPQDVGANTCKHILEARTDIYLPNLEKLGIMNALGKEVGNMRFSERAVYGSSDLMHFGGDTFFGHQEIMGTPPKKPLIQPFNEVIDQVFIALKKQGYEIEYVGGNLQILVVNNCVTVGDNLEADPGQVYNITGCLDRIDFEEITSIGNVVRNVVKVSRVIAFGGNDVTIGDVLAARKEIAGYTGIDTPQSGVYNKGYQVIHLGYGIDPRVQVPTILGKQGIPVVLLGKVADIVQNRDGTMRKPLNKCVPCTMVLFA, from the coding sequence ATGGATGACGTTCCCGAAGTCCGTCCGCAAGATGTTGGTGCCAATACATGTAAACATATTCTTGAAGCCCGGACAGATATATACTTGCCGAATTTAGAGAAATTGGGAATCATGAACGCGCTCGGTAAAGAAGTGGGCAACATGCGCTTTTCTGAGAGAGCTGTTTACGGCAGTTCCGATTTGATGCATTTTGGCGGCGATACCTTTTTCGGTCATCAAGAAATAATGGGAACCCCTCCCAAAAAGCCGCTGATTCAGCCTTTTAACGAAGTGATTGATCAAGTGTTTATTGCCTTGAAAAAGCAAGGATATGAGATTGAGTATGTCGGAGGCAATCTTCAAATCCTGGTGGTCAACAACTGCGTGACCGTTGGAGATAACTTGGAGGCAGATCCCGGACAGGTTTATAATATCACGGGATGTTTGGATAGGATTGATTTTGAAGAAATCACATCGATCGGCAATGTAGTCCGAAATGTGGTGAAAGTCTCTCGTGTCATTGCTTTCGGTGGCAATGATGTCACGATCGGGGACGTGCTGGCAGCCCGGAAAGAAATCGCGGGATACACTGGCATTGACACACCTCAATCAGGAGTGTACAACAAGGGGTATCAAGTCATTCACTTGGGATATGGAATTGATCCTAGGGTACAGGTACCCACGATCCTCGGCAAACAAGGCATCCCAGTAGTTCTGCTGGGCAAAGTGGCGGATATCGTACAAAATCGTGATGGCACAATGAGAAAACCATTGAACAAGTGCGTGCCATGCACCATGGTTTTATTTGCTTAA
- a CDS encoding YhfT family protein encodes MMAGDPISLNLVKQGNLSAAIMTSLARAISFIPLVATTDHTALTTI; translated from the coding sequence TTGATGGCCGGTGACCCTATTTCGTTGAACTTAGTAAAACAAGGGAACCTTTCAGCTGCCATCATGACTTCATTGGCTCGTGCGATCAGCTTCATCCCACTGGTTGCAACGACAGATCACACAGCATTGACTACTATATAG
- a CDS encoding AMP-binding protein, which produces MAAERFPCFTKFNEIGSPAIKGDRVALFLQNCPQYIICHYGVQKIGAIVGPCSPMFKEWELEYEVNDLGAKVIVTLDSLYPVVAAIREKTSLERVVVTRYADFLPERPVLAFPEPVGGRERLPETDDLAEILRTYPASAPEVEVSMGDVSLIVYTSGTTGLPKGAMLTYRNAQFKTDCLTRTFGYQQEDVSLAVMPIFHIAGMLNGVNVPIYTGGTTVLMTRYTPEALMEVVERYRVNVMYTIVPMNVAIMNHPRARTVDWSSLRLNPCTSFGIQLTKEISDQWQQLTGVPLFEAAYGLSETHTVDAIMPPDRIKYGTTGKPTFETEIKILSLEEPRRELPPGEEGEIVVKNPGVFKGYFNKPEATAETLRDGWVYTGDIGKLDEEGYLYFLGRVKEMIKCSGYSVFPEEVEQWIVRHPAVAQVAVIGVPDPVRGESVKAFIVLKPEYKGKVTEEDIISWSRFTNTPVSSSFVTPFPSQVLEKCCEGY; this is translated from the coding sequence ATGGCAGCTGAAAGGTTCCCTTGTTTTACTAAGTTCAACGAAATAGGGTCACCGGCCATCAAAGGTGACCGGGTGGCCCTCTTTCTGCAAAACTGTCCTCAATACATCATCTGTCATTATGGCGTTCAAAAGATTGGGGCGATCGTGGGACCCTGCAGCCCGATGTTCAAAGAATGGGAGCTGGAGTACGAGGTCAACGACCTCGGTGCCAAGGTCATCGTAACTTTGGACTCCTTGTACCCGGTGGTCGCAGCGATCCGGGAGAAAACTTCTCTGGAACGGGTGGTCGTCACCCGCTACGCTGATTTTCTGCCCGAACGGCCCGTTCTGGCATTTCCGGAGCCGGTCGGCGGTCGAGAACGGTTACCCGAGACCGACGATCTGGCGGAGATTCTGCGTACCTACCCCGCTTCGGCGCCCGAAGTAGAAGTAAGCATGGGAGACGTCTCCCTCATCGTCTATACATCCGGCACGACGGGCCTCCCGAAGGGAGCGATGCTCACCTACCGGAACGCCCAGTTTAAGACGGACTGTCTCACCCGGACCTTCGGTTATCAGCAGGAGGACGTGTCCCTCGCCGTCATGCCGATTTTCCACATCGCCGGGATGCTCAATGGCGTCAATGTACCGATCTACACCGGGGGAACCACCGTCCTGATGACCCGCTACACCCCCGAAGCCCTCATGGAGGTCGTCGAACGCTACCGGGTGAACGTAATGTATACTATCGTGCCGATGAATGTGGCGATTATGAACCATCCTCGAGCCCGAACCGTGGATTGGTCCTCCCTGCGGCTGAACCCGTGCACCAGTTTCGGCATCCAATTGACGAAGGAAATTTCCGATCAATGGCAGCAATTGACTGGTGTTCCTCTTTTTGAAGCAGCATACGGACTCAGCGAAACTCATACAGTGGATGCCATCATGCCGCCGGACCGTATCAAATACGGTACAACGGGAAAACCGACCTTCGAAACGGAAATCAAAATTCTCTCTCTGGAAGAACCAAGGCGGGAATTGCCTCCGGGTGAAGAGGGTGAAATCGTCGTCAAAAACCCTGGGGTGTTTAAGGGATACTTCAACAAGCCGGAGGCGACAGCGGAGACTCTCCGGGACGGATGGGTGTATACCGGAGACATCGGAAAACTTGACGAGGAAGGGTATCTCTATTTTCTGGGACGTGTGAAGGAAATGATCAAGTGTTCGGGTTACAGCGTGTTCCCTGAGGAAGTGGAACAGTGGATCGTGCGCCATCCGGCTGTGGCTCAAGTGGCGGTTATCGGCGTCCCGGACCCCGTTCGGGGCGAATCAGTCAAGGCGTTTATCGTGCTTAAGCCGGAGTACAAAGGAAAAGTGACGGAAGAGGACATCATATCCTGGAGTCGGTTTACAAATACCCCCGTCTCGTCGAGTTTCGTGACTCCCTTCCCGTCACAGGTACTGGAAAAATGTTGCGAAGGGTATTGA